A stretch of the Aegilops tauschii subsp. strangulata cultivar AL8/78 chromosome 4, Aet v6.0, whole genome shotgun sequence genome encodes the following:
- the LOC109783633 gene encoding 3-ketoacyl-CoA synthase 1 gives MESAPAAAFMERERLTAEVTFSGDAQAASPEGAERLPSIIIKIRRRLPDFARSVNLKYVKLGLRHGGSLTSYLPMLCVPVLAAAAYSFVRLDVIYLSIDLLSCVAWLGTAMLLLTVYYFKRPRPVYLVEFACYKPEDQNKITKEAFLDMTESTGCFNQETLAFQTKITTRSALGDETYLPSGVQARPPRLNMAEARLEAEAVMFGCLDALFASTGIDPRRDVRILIVNCSLFNPTPSLASMIIHHYKMREDVKSFNLGGMGCSAGLIAIDLAKDMLQANPNSYAVVLSTENITLNWYFGNDRSMLLSNCIFRMGGAAALLSNRGADAGRAKYRLLHTVRTHKGATDECFKCVYQREDDVGKVGVSLARELMTVAGDALKTNITTLGPLVLPLSEQLKFLKSLMMRRVFRAKGVRPYIPNFRRAFEHFCVHAGGRAVLEEVQRSLSLEDKDMEPSRCALHRFGNTSSSSLWYELAYAEAKGRVKRGNRVWQIGFGSGFKCNSAVWRALRDVPAVSAPGPEEKACNPWVDCVAKYPPKAYV, from the coding sequence ATGGAGTCTGCGCCGGCGGCGGCCTTCATGGAGCGGGAGCGCCTCACGGCGGAGGTGACCTTCTCCGGGGACGCGCAGGCGGCGTCGCCCGAGGGCGCCGAGCGGCTGCCCAGCATCATCATCAAGATCCGGCGTCGCCTCCCGGACTTCGCCCGCTCCGTCAACCTCAAGTACGTCAAGCTCGGGCTCCGGCACGGCGGCAGCCTCACGTCCTACCTGCCGATGCTGTGCGTGCCGGTGCTCGCCGCGGCCGCCTACTCCTTCGTCCGCCTCGACGTCATCTACCTCTCCATCGACCTGCTCAGCTGCGTCGCCTGGCTCGGCACCGCCATGCTGCTCCTCACCGTCTACTACTTCAAGAGGCCTCGCCCGGTGTACCTCGTCGAGTTCGCGTGCTACAAGCCGGAGGACCAGAACAAGATCACCAAGGAGGCCTTCCTCGACATGACCGAGAGCACCGGGTGCTTCAATCAGGAGACGCTCGCGTTCCAGACCAAGATCACCACCCGCTCCGCGCTCGGCGACGAGACGTACCTGCCCTCCGGCGTCCAGGCGCGCCCGCCGAGGCTCAACATGGCCGAGGCGCGGCTGGAGGCCGAGGCGGTCATGTTCGGCTGCCTGGACGCTCTGTTCGCGTCCACCGGGATCGACCCGCGCCGCGACGTGCGCATCCTCATAGTCAACTGCAGCCTCTTCAACCCGACGCCGTCTCTGGCGTCCATGATCATCCACCATTACAAGATGCGCGAGGACGTCAAGTCGTTCAACCTGGGCGGCATGGGGTGCAGCGCCGGCCTCATCGCCATCGACCTCGCCAAGGACATGCTCCAGGCCAACCCCAACTCGTACGCGGTTGTGCTCAGCACCGAGAACATCACCCTCAACTGGTACTTCGGGAACGACCGCTCCATGCTGCTCTCCAACTGCATCTTCCGCatgggcggcgcggcggctctgCTCTCGAACCGGGGCGCGGACGCCGGGCGCGCCAAGTACCGCCTCCTCCACACGGTCCGGACGCACAAGGGCGCCACGGACGAGTGCTTCAAGTGCGTGTACCAGCGCGAGGACGACGTGGGCAAGGTGGGCGTGTCGTTGGCGCGGGAGCTCATGACGGTGGCCGGCGACGCGCTCAAGACCAACATCACCACGCTGGGGCCCCTGGTGCTGCCCCTGAGCGAGCAGCTCAAGTTCCTCAAGTCGCTGATGATGCGCCGGGTGTTCCGCGCCAAGGGCGTGCGGCCCTACATCCCCAACTTCCGGCGCGCGTTCGAGCACTTCTGCGTGCACGCCGGCGGGCGCGCGGTGCTGGAGGAGGTGCAGCGCAGCCTGAGCCTGGAGGACAAGGACATGGAGCCGAGCAGGTGCGCCCTGCACCGGTTCGGCAACACGAGCAGCAGCTCGCTGTGGTACGAGCTGGCCTACGCCGAGGCCAAGGGCCGGGTGAAGCGCGGCAACCGCGTCTGGCAGATCGGGTTCGGGTCCGGGTTCAAGTGCAACAGCGCGGTGTGGCGCGCGCTCCGCGACGTGCCGGCCGTGTCGGCGCCGGGGCCGGAGGAGAAGGCCTGCAACCCGTGGGTGGACTGCGTCGCCAAGTACCCGCCCAAGGCGTACGTCTGA
- the LOC109783631 gene encoding uncharacterized protein, which produces MGLLSYAAMCLSLAFLLQSYAAATAPTGMLERETKQQIIASIPPHGQENPVLFLTSPSGKYAAHFMRSQTAPGAGGLGADFCYVEILDSTEPGAEGRSVWESECLAVSTVNTCALVFSWKGLEVFDGSNSVWHTHDTESDDNNFLKTLQLVDEGDMRILDKGGELAWKASDEPRAAQHCGMPGSPGLVSAMPPFAEPAGHGSSNLPFGQEPEGTGNAGVAQPTLPLPEAAGTGGVAGQGQAVEDVGQTIGFGSQPLVDNSPYDSGAPKHGCSLLGFGVALGVSSAAIAMALGL; this is translated from the coding sequence ATGGGACTCCTCTCCTACGCTGCCATGTGCCTCTCGCTGGCGTTTCTTCTCCAATCCTACGCCGCCGCGACGGCGCCAACCGGCATGCTTGAGCGGGAAACCAAGCAGCAAATCATAGCGAGCATCCCGCCGCACGGGCAGGAGAACCCCGTGCTATTCCTGACGTCGCCGTCCGGCAAGTACGCGGCGCACTTCATGCGCAGCCAGACCGCGCCGGGCGCGGGCGGCCTCGGAGCCGACTTCTGCTACGTCGAGATCCTCGACTCCACGGAGCCCGGCGCGGAGGGGCGGAGCGTGTGGGAGTCGGAGTGCTTGGCGGTGAGCACAGTCAACACGTGCGCGCTCGTGTTCTCGTGGAAAGGGCTGGAGGTGTTCGACGGGAGCAACTCCGTGTGGCACACGCACGACACGGAGTCGGACGACAACAACTTCCTCAAGACCCTGCAGCTGGTTGACGAGGGTGACATGCGCATCCTCGACAAGGGCGGCGAGCTCGCGTGGAAGGCCAGCGACGAGCCGCGCGCGGCGCAACACTGCGGGATGCCCGGCTCGCCCGGCCTGGTCTCGGCAATGCCGCCCTTCGCGGAGCCGGCTGGGCACGGAAGCAGCAACCTGCCATTTGGACAGGAACCAGAAGGCACTGGCAATGCCGGTGTAGCACAGCCCACTCTGCCGCTGCCGGAAGCGGCAGGGACCGGTGGTGTCGCTGGGCAGGGGCAGGCCGTGGAGGACGTGGGGCAGACGATTGGGTTTGGCAGCCAACCATTGGTGGACAACAGCCCATACGACAGTGGTGCACCGAAGCATGGATGCAGCTTGCTTGGATTTGGAGTTGCACTGGGTGTCAGTAGTGCTGCCATTGCCATGGCCCTCGGTCTCTGA